Genomic segment of Acidimicrobiales bacterium:
GTGGACCGACGCCGGACCGCCGGAGAAGATCACGCCCTTCGGGTTGCGGCGGGCGATCTCCTCGGCCGTGATGTCGTGCGGGACGATCTCGGAGTGGACGTGGGCCTCGCGCACACGCCGGGCGATCAGCTGCGCGTACTGGGCCCCGAAGTCGACGACGAGGACGGGGTGTCGGTCATCGCTCATCGCCGCGACAGACGACTCAGTTGCCCATGCCGACGCCCTGGGCGCGCTGGAGGGACTTGCCCTCGGTCTGCAGCGCGGGCGCAACCATGACCTCGGCCTTCTGGAACTCCTTGACGGTCTCGTATCCACAGGTGGCCATCGAGGTCCGGAGGCCACCGAAGAGGTTCAGGCGGCCGTCGTTCTCGTGGGCCGGGCCGACGAGGACCTCGGCGAGTGTGCCGCGGGGCGAGACCTTGACCCGCGCGCCGCGCGGCAGCGTGGGATGGAATGTGGCCATCCCCCAGTGCCACCCACGTCCGGGGGACTCGTGAGCCGAGGCGAGCGGCGACCCGATCATGACGGCGTCGGCACCGCAGACGATGGCCTTGGCGATGTCACCGCCGGTTCCCATTCCGCCGTCCGCGATGACGTGGACGTAGACGCCGGTCTCGTCGAGATGTCGCATCCGCGCCGCACGGGCGTCAGCGATGGC
This window contains:
- a CDS encoding GMP synthase (glutamine-hydrolyzing) encodes the protein MSDDRHPVLVVDFGAQYAQLIARRVREAHVHSEIVPHDITAEEIARRNPKGVIFSGGPASVH